The Symphalangus syndactylus isolate Jambi chromosome 3, NHGRI_mSymSyn1-v2.1_pri, whole genome shotgun sequence genome has a segment encoding these proteins:
- the TRMO gene encoding tRNA (adenine(37)-N6)-methyltransferase isoform X4, which translates to MIHGTPVLDIKPYIAEYDSPQNVMEPLADFNLQNNQHTPNTVSQSDSKTDSCDQRQLSGCDEPQPYHSTKKKPKCPEDRTSEENYLTHSDTAKIQQAFPMHREIAADFGLESRRDQSSRVAEEQIGPYCPEKSFSEKGTDKKLERVEGAAVLQGSRAETQPMAPHCPAGRADGAAHSVVPAWVTEAPVATLKVRFTPHAEMDLGQLSSQDVGQASFKYFQSAEEAKRAIEAVLSADPRSVYRRKLCQDRLFYFTVDIAHVTCWFGDGFAEVLRIKPASEPVYMTGPVGSLVSLRS; encoded by the exons ATGATACATGGCACACCCGTACTAGACATCAAGCCCTACATAGCTGAGTATGACTCACCACAAAATGTGATGGAGCCTTTAGCAGACTTTAATTTACAGAATAACCAACATACACCAAACACTGTGTCCCAGTCTGACAGCAAGACTGACAGCTGTGACCAGCGACAGCTCTCAGGGTGTGATGAGCCACAACCCTACCATAGCACTAAGAAGAAACCTAAATGTCCTGAAGACAGAACTTCAGAAGAAAACTACCTGACACACAGTGACACAGCCAAAATTCAGCAAGCATTTCCTATGCACAGGGAGATAGCAGCGGATTTTGGGTTGGAATCAAGACGTGATCAGAGTTCCAGAGTGGCAGAAGAACAAATTGGCCCATATTGCCCGGAGAAGAGCTTTTCAGAGAAAGGTACAGACAAGAAGCTAGAGAGAGTGGAAGGAGCAGCAGTCTTGCAAGGAAGCAGGGCAGAGACACAGCCCATGGCCCCTCACTGCCCTGCTGGAAGGGCTGATGGAGCTGCCCACAGCGTggttcctgcctgggtgacagaggctcCTGTGGCCACTTTAAAAGTGCGGTTTACTCCTCATGCCGAGATGGACCTTGGGCAGCTCAGTTCACAAG ATGTTGGTCAGGcgtcatttaaatattttcagtcaGCAGAGGAAGCAAAGCGTGCCATTGAGGCTGTGCTGTCAGCGGATCCTCGGTCTGTGTACCGCCGGAAGCTTTGCCAGGACCGCCTTTTCTACTTTACTGTAGACATAGCGCATGTCACTTGTTGGTTTGGTGATGGCTTTGCAGAGGTGCTGAGGATCAAGCCGGCTTCTGAGCCTGTTTATATGACTGGCCCTGTGGGGTCCTTGGTGTCTCTACGGTCTTAA